The Bubalus kerabau isolate K-KA32 ecotype Philippines breed swamp buffalo chromosome X, PCC_UOA_SB_1v2, whole genome shotgun sequence genome has a segment encoding these proteins:
- the LOC129639115 gene encoding melanoma-associated antigen B2-like, producing the protein MPRGQKSKHRACEKRRQAQTEIQGLHDQATTSGGEETTSSSPPDSESAPSSSSAAGTSKGPQGAQGTTSAAAGAIRKRSGVGGAARSRYGIGSAARSRSGVGAEGQVQEGENSSQASAAAASSHTDLLTWKAELLVQYMLYKYKMRELIKRSEMLQEIKRRYKEQFPEILSRASECIEMLFGLVLKEVRPNSHCYTLVSNLDLSDSESMRGDLGLPKNGLLMPLLGVIYLNGNHAPEEKIWKFLNMLGIYDGRSHFIFGEPRKLITEDLVREGYLEYRQVPGSDPPRYEFLCGPKALTETSKTKVLQFLAKVKDSVHPALQPLYEEAWREEVESTGARGAARAGTSASTRPGTAASASAGPSASATAHPRAESSRSSRP; encoded by the exons ATGCCTCGTGGGCAGAAGAGTAAGCACCGTGCTTGTGAGAAACGTCGCCAGGCCCAAACTGAGATCCAGGGTCTTCATGATCAGGCTACCACATCTGGGGGAGAagagaccacctcctcctcccctcctgattcaGAGAGCGCTCCCTCAAGCTCGTCTGCTGCTGGCACCTCCAAGGGGCCTCAGGGAGCCCAAGGCACCACCAGTGCTGCTGCAGGTGCTATACGCAAAAGATCTGGTGTCGGTGGCGCAGCACGCTCAAGATATGGTATAGGTAGCGCAGCACGCTCAAGATCTGGTGTAGGTGCTGAGGGCCAAGTTCAGGAAGGTGAAAATTCCTCCCAGGCTTCAGCTGCTGCTGCGAGCTCTCACACAGATCTTCTGACCTGGAAGGCAGAGCTATTGGTGCAGTACATGCTGTATAAGTATAAGATGAGGGAGCTCATTAAGAGGTCCGAAATGCTGCAGGAAATCAAGAGAAGGTACAAGGAACAATTCCCTGAGATCCTTAGCAGGGCTTCCGAGTGCATAGAAATGTTGTTTGGCCTGGTGCTGAAGGAAGTCAGGCCCAACAGTCATTGCTATACCCTGGTGAGCAACCTAGATCTCAGCGACAGTGAGTCTATGAGAGGTGATTTGGGGCTGCCGAAGAATGGTCTTCTGATGCCTCTGCTGGGTGTCATCTACCTGAATGGCAACCACGCCCCTGAggagaagatctggaagttcctgaATATGCTGGGCATCTATGATGGAAGAAGTCACTTCATCTTTGGAGAGCCCAGGAAGCTCATCACAGAAGATCTGGTGCGGGAAGGGTACCTGGAGTACCGGCAGGTGCCCGGCAGCGATCCCCCTCGCTATGAGTTCCTGTGCGGTCCTAAAGCGCTCACAGAAACCAGCAAGACGAAAGTCCTTCAGTTTTTGGCCAAGGTCAAGGATTCGGTCCATCCTGCCTTGCAGCCGCTATATGAAGAGGCTTGGAGAGAGGAAGTAGAGAGCACCGGAGCCAGaggtgcagccagggctggcacttctgcctcaaccag gcctggcactgctgcctcagccagcgCTGGCCCTTCTGCTTCAGCCACTGCACACCCCAGGGCCGAGTCCAGCCGCTCATCTCGCCCCTAG